A genomic region of Lysinibacillus sp. 2017 contains the following coding sequences:
- a CDS encoding helix-turn-helix domain-containing protein codes for MDSLGERIKKLRKAKKYTQTELAGNRLTKGMLSLIENGKAQPSMESLRFLAKQLDVEVSELLDDGTLAQLRNLYTNIEEDIEKRSLMIDPEEVLSLTIKIIEKIEPYLAQIQGINYEQIRIREVYFLMNRTINKAKSLDEYWKFINQYEAIHAYSRMLRCYFYLAFAAMEQRNYEGTLDILKKGEQRIAPYELLIDPIAKLDFYYNLTVAYSAVDNVEMAEYYLQKAMEFAKRKQIFYRMDSFYELLFVLSIANKEHDKSEVYINKLLLLSDFADDNSIKMASAFCNLHYINNVEHQYEKVDLLMGEYRDSQYFSQNPKFICEQMYAQFMLKNYERTIEYGQNLSIPNFIHHPIDLARYYRYFAVRAMAYYHMKDFDAAKRDIIYAKNGVEDFSNTIYKQFVLDAYNVIFFD; via the coding sequence ATGGATTCTTTAGGCGAGCGTATTAAAAAGCTGCGCAAAGCAAAAAAGTATACACAAACTGAACTTGCTGGAAACCGTCTGACAAAGGGTATGCTTAGTTTAATTGAGAACGGAAAAGCACAGCCATCAATGGAAAGTTTGCGTTTTTTAGCGAAGCAATTAGATGTTGAAGTCAGTGAATTATTGGACGATGGGACCCTGGCTCAACTACGAAATTTATATACGAATATTGAAGAAGACATTGAAAAAAGAAGTTTAATGATTGATCCAGAAGAAGTATTATCGTTAACAATAAAAATCATCGAAAAAATAGAGCCTTATTTAGCCCAAATTCAAGGAATTAACTATGAACAAATTCGTATACGTGAAGTCTATTTTTTAATGAATCGTACTATCAATAAAGCGAAATCTTTGGATGAGTATTGGAAATTCATTAACCAATATGAAGCAATCCATGCGTATAGCCGCATGTTGCGATGTTACTTCTATTTAGCGTTTGCGGCAATGGAACAACGTAATTACGAAGGTACTTTAGATATTTTGAAAAAAGGGGAACAACGAATCGCCCCTTATGAATTGTTAATTGACCCAATCGCTAAGTTAGACTTTTACTATAATTTAACAGTAGCCTATTCAGCGGTAGATAATGTGGAAATGGCAGAATATTATTTACAGAAGGCGATGGAATTTGCGAAGAGAAAGCAGATTTTTTATCGAATGGATAGTTTTTATGAACTATTATTTGTGCTTTCCATTGCAAATAAAGAGCATGATAAAAGTGAAGTGTATATAAACAAATTATTATTACTTTCAGATTTTGCAGATGATAACTCCATTAAGATGGCTTCAGCATTTTGTAATTTACATTATATAAATAATGTAGAGCATCAATACGAAAAAGTCGACCTATTAATGGGAGAGTATAGAGATTCACAATATTTTTCACAAAATCCCAAATTTATTTGTGAACAAATGTATGCACAATTTATGTTAAAAAATTATGAGCGTACCATTGAGTATGGGCAGAACTTATCCATTCCAAATTTTATTCACCATCCGATTGATTTAGCTCGATATTATCGCTACTTTGCAGTTCGTGCAATGGCTTATTACCATATGAAAGATTTTGACGCAGCAAAGCGAGACATCATTTATGCTAAAAATGGGGTAGAAGATTTCTCAAATACAATTTATAAGCAATTTGTTTTAGATGCATATAACGTAATATTTTTTGATTAG
- a CDS encoding aminotransferase class I/II-fold pyridoxal phosphate-dependent enzyme: MNIQPSKKMSLFTPSIFGDLKQHAINQQQKGMELIDLSLGSPDIPPAENLRSEMSELTALSSSYGYTLTGIQTFNDAVCRYYKRVNGVELDPSCEVVQTIGSQEGLVHLPVAFCDPGDVVLTTNPAYVAYDAGIHLAGAVPYYMPLTKENNYLPDLKAVPEEVLQKAKLLILNLPGNPVPAMPSLEYFEEVVAFAKQYNIIVLHDAAYSEFYFKGDAPISFLATPGAKEVGLEINSLSKSFSLAGTRIAYIVGNAELIGIMKQLKSNLDFGIFEPIQLVAAMALDNAEVVTAELRKTFSVRHKTLMDGLTSIGWEVAPSDGGMFVWAKYPSTMNCIDFAFKAIEETGVVMVPGTTFGTAGEGYLRLALVQPVETLIKAVERLKTLA, encoded by the coding sequence TTGAATATCCAACCATCAAAAAAAATGTCGTTATTTACTCCATCTATTTTTGGAGATTTAAAACAACACGCAATAAACCAACAACAAAAAGGGATGGAATTAATCGATCTTAGCTTAGGTAGCCCGGATATTCCACCTGCTGAAAATTTACGAAGTGAAATGTCAGAATTAACTGCACTTTCTTCTTCATATGGTTATACATTAACGGGTATTCAAACATTTAACGACGCAGTATGTCGCTATTATAAACGTGTCAATGGCGTAGAATTAGATCCATCTTGTGAAGTAGTTCAAACAATCGGCTCTCAAGAAGGATTAGTTCATCTTCCTGTCGCCTTTTGTGACCCTGGTGATGTTGTATTAACAACAAACCCAGCCTATGTCGCTTATGATGCAGGGATTCACTTAGCTGGCGCGGTACCATACTACATGCCACTTACAAAAGAAAATAATTATTTGCCCGATTTAAAAGCAGTTCCAGAAGAAGTTTTACAAAAGGCGAAATTGCTGATTTTAAACTTACCAGGAAATCCAGTACCAGCAATGCCTTCATTAGAATACTTTGAAGAAGTGGTTGCTTTTGCTAAACAATACAATATTATTGTTTTACATGATGCTGCTTACTCAGAGTTTTACTTTAAAGGAGATGCCCCAATTAGCTTCCTAGCTACTCCTGGTGCGAAAGAAGTTGGTTTAGAAATAAACTCGCTATCAAAAAGCTTCAGCTTAGCAGGAACTCGTATTGCTTATATCGTAGGGAATGCGGAATTGATCGGTATTATGAAACAATTAAAATCAAACCTAGATTTCGGTATTTTCGAACCGATTCAACTAGTAGCTGCTATGGCACTTGATAATGCAGAAGTTGTAACTGCTGAACTTCGTAAAACATTCTCTGTTCGTCATAAAACATTAATGGATGGGTTAACGTCAATAGGATGGGAAGTTGCACCAAGTGATGGTGGCATGTTCGTTTGGGCGAAATACCCTTCAACAATGAACTGTATAGACTTTGCGTTTAAAGCCATTGAAGAAACGGGCGTTGTTATGGTACCGGGTACAACATTTGGTACCGCGGGTGAAGGCTATTTGCGTTTAGCTTTAGTACAACCAGTTGAAACATTAATAAAAGCAGTAGAACGATTAAAAACATTAGCATAA
- the msrA gene encoding peptide-methionine (S)-S-oxide reductase MsrA, producing the protein MEKATFAGGCFWCMVKPFDQWDGIKKVTSGYMGGHIDNPTYEDVKRGDSGHVEVVQIEFDPTIFSYERLLEIYWMQIDPTDAGGQFHDRGESYKTVIFTHNEQQKLVAEQSKVQLAHSGRFKKPIVTEIADAQIFWPAEDYHQDYYKKEQGHYKEDRAKSGRDEFINTHWDK; encoded by the coding sequence ATGGAAAAAGCAACATTTGCTGGCGGCTGTTTTTGGTGCATGGTAAAGCCATTTGATCAATGGGATGGTATTAAAAAGGTAACAAGTGGTTATATGGGCGGGCATATTGATAATCCTACATATGAAGATGTAAAGCGCGGCGATTCCGGACACGTAGAAGTCGTACAAATTGAATTTGATCCAACCATTTTTAGTTATGAACGCTTATTAGAAATTTACTGGATGCAAATCGACCCAACAGATGCAGGTGGACAGTTCCACGATCGTGGTGAATCTTATAAAACGGTAATATTTACACATAACGAACAACAAAAATTAGTAGCTGAACAATCAAAAGTACAACTTGCTCATAGTGGTCGCTTTAAAAAGCCTATTGTAACGGAAATTGCTGATGCACAAATATTTTGGCCTGCAGAAGATTATCATCAAGATTATTATAAAAAAGAACAGGGTCACTATAAAGAAGATCGCGCAAAGTCAGGCAGAGATGAATTTATTAATACGCATTGGGATAAATAA
- a CDS encoding HAMP domain-containing sensor histidine kinase, translating to MKKVNWLHLPQHAYYWIILLCVNSALFIFLAWVAYPKEFKALVLAMLIFTIVTILIGVVVTWKKQRKNQHIFYQFLKDPSLEKEAQLSQTLGNAYIEVVHALANELRRLQDEAQEAKHQSLEYKTFIESWVHEIKTPLSLLHFVLQNRKDEMSSLVYQRLDHANITIHDYVERILFFAKLQAVHVDYSLKKVSIFECFEDVLLELQSLLEEQQVGVHTEIKDIPVVSDERALHFILIQLLVNAIKYRNVDSESFIRIETGFEHAKDSYYIKVADNGLGVLQSDLPFIFDKGFTGDTNNQKQSTGMGLFLVKKLCDDLQIEMDVESEYMHGFTMKLLFPKV from the coding sequence ATGAAAAAAGTAAATTGGCTACATCTCCCTCAGCACGCCTATTACTGGATTATACTGCTTTGTGTGAATAGCGCTTTATTTATATTTTTAGCGTGGGTTGCTTATCCAAAAGAATTTAAAGCATTAGTACTAGCGATGCTCATTTTTACAATAGTTACGATATTGATTGGGGTAGTTGTTACATGGAAAAAACAGCGAAAAAACCAACATATTTTTTATCAATTTTTAAAGGACCCCTCTCTTGAGAAGGAAGCACAATTATCACAAACTTTAGGAAACGCATATATAGAAGTAGTACACGCTTTAGCAAATGAATTACGTCGCTTACAAGATGAAGCACAAGAGGCAAAGCATCAATCATTAGAGTACAAGACGTTTATTGAAAGCTGGGTGCATGAAATTAAAACACCACTTTCACTGCTTCATTTTGTGTTACAAAATCGAAAAGACGAAATGTCTTCGTTAGTTTATCAAAGGCTAGATCATGCAAATATAACAATTCATGATTATGTAGAACGTATATTATTTTTTGCCAAGCTCCAAGCAGTGCATGTAGATTATAGCTTGAAAAAAGTATCAATTTTTGAATGCTTTGAAGATGTCTTACTAGAGCTTCAATCATTATTGGAAGAGCAGCAGGTAGGTGTTCATACGGAAATCAAGGACATCCCTGTTGTATCTGATGAAAGAGCGCTTCATTTTATTTTGATCCAGTTACTTGTGAATGCCATTAAATATCGAAACGTAGATAGTGAGAGCTTCATTAGGATAGAAACAGGCTTTGAACATGCAAAAGACAGCTATTATATAAAAGTAGCTGACAATGGGCTAGGTGTCTTGCAATCAGACTTACCATTTATATTTGATAAAGGCTTTACTGGAGACACTAACAATCAAAAGCAGTCTACAGGAATGGGCTTATTTTTAGTGAAAAAACTATGTGACGATTTGCAAATTGAAATGGACGTTGAGTCAGAATATATGCATGGTTTTACAATGAAGTTGTTGTTTCCAAAGGTTTAA
- a CDS encoding ABC transporter ATP-binding protein: MNVSNKLLEVKDVCKVFGEGQNETMALKGVTFDVLPEEFLGIMGASGSGKTTLLNVIATMLKPTAGEILLEGENISSFKGSQLAAYRGDQIGYLFQQFELIDNLTARENIMLPLAIHGVHLQTQEQELQQLAEIFDIEQLLTKFPSQLSGGQKQRVAAARALISNPSIVLADEPTGALDTKNAKVLMEKLSEHNQQQGSTILMVTHDANAASYCSRILFIQDGVIFHELRRNIPTESQAQFYERIVMVMAQLAGGSSNVL; this comes from the coding sequence ATGAATGTATCAAATAAATTACTCGAAGTGAAAGACGTGTGTAAAGTTTTTGGTGAAGGGCAAAATGAAACAATGGCATTAAAAGGCGTAACTTTTGACGTTTTACCAGAGGAGTTTCTTGGCATTATGGGGGCGAGTGGTTCAGGAAAAACAACTTTACTAAATGTAATCGCTACGATGTTAAAGCCAACAGCTGGTGAAATTTTATTAGAAGGTGAAAATATTTCATCCTTTAAAGGTTCACAGCTAGCTGCTTACAGAGGGGATCAAATTGGCTATTTATTTCAGCAATTTGAACTGATTGATAATTTAACGGCAAGAGAAAATATTATGCTACCGCTAGCGATTCACGGTGTGCATTTACAAACGCAGGAGCAAGAGCTACAACAGCTAGCGGAAATCTTTGATATTGAACAGTTATTAACGAAATTTCCATCCCAACTGTCTGGTGGGCAAAAACAACGCGTTGCTGCAGCAAGGGCGCTCATTTCAAATCCAAGTATCGTACTAGCAGATGAGCCAACGGGTGCGTTAGATACGAAAAATGCAAAGGTGCTAATGGAAAAATTGTCGGAGCATAATCAACAGCAAGGCTCGACGATTTTAATGGTGACGCATGATGCCAATGCAGCTAGCTACTGCTCACGTATTTTATTCATTCAAGATGGTGTGATATTCCATGAATTACGACGAAATATACCGACTGAATCGCAAGCGCAATTTTACGAGCGTATCGTGATGGTGATGGCGCAGCTTGCTGGAGGTAGTAGTAATGTTCTTTAA
- a CDS encoding ABC transporter permease, protein MFFNFIRRNSRKTRKENGVYFASLVVSIIAFYVILSLGEQDVMQYLQTIESNAVSRLMLLIPVLYGVSLIFVFFLVYFANRYQLKQRSHELGLYMMMGMKQSKLFFMMMGEVVWNSLVALCIGLPIALFLTELINLTTSRLVGMGIIGHAFRISWTGLILTVCGFFLVQLVAMLKLSFTMSRKEPLELLHENKEKSQATMTPKWGAVSLISGTALLFGTIFLSTAYALAILYFRDFDYRIFALIILVGLLGTFILFRGLGSLIGVYVKKKGKSATGLSMFTARQLQENVLHQWSSLAISSLLILMAVVCFAFGTSNALTQDKAATRTIDYTFNGDKKDVEAVVQSEEVAPYVDEFYGMALHSFYEADETSTLNYHFAWTGLMDEISKAAPSESKDILMNNFSQASSMYFISLSSYNEMLQAAGKKPIAFADGEVAMYSSDVSGTSYDLLKELLKNKPTIEIADRDYSLAPNLYADNIVADREITLMYALIVPDTLFDEYFADADTWLWNMTLKDDFIQEKGLMQAMLEVDQVLQTKGVPFESYLASMGRQLFYTVAATYTTFYLGVMFLLIANTVLGLNFLMQQRSTRSRYETLMMLGASVLSICQSARKQIWLYFILAISVALVSGVFGIWTLVTALPATEFNVRNIVVMGLVVLLFIVIEVLYIRMIQRKSDAEIQKLNDID, encoded by the coding sequence ATGTTCTTTAATTTCATTCGTCGCAATAGTCGTAAAACGCGAAAAGAAAATGGCGTTTATTTTGCCTCGCTCGTTGTATCGATTATCGCATTTTACGTGATTTTATCGTTAGGTGAGCAAGATGTGATGCAATATTTACAGACGATTGAAAGCAATGCTGTGTCGCGGTTAATGCTACTAATTCCAGTATTGTACGGCGTGTCACTTATATTTGTGTTCTTTCTCGTCTATTTTGCGAATCGCTATCAGTTAAAGCAGCGTAGTCATGAGCTGGGCTTATATATGATGATGGGCATGAAACAAAGTAAGCTATTTTTTATGATGATGGGTGAGGTCGTTTGGAATAGTCTGGTGGCGCTTTGTATCGGCTTACCGATTGCCTTGTTTTTAACAGAGCTTATTAATTTAACGACTTCTCGATTAGTCGGAATGGGCATTATCGGTCATGCCTTTCGTATTTCATGGACGGGGCTAATTTTAACGGTTTGTGGCTTCTTCCTCGTACAGCTTGTAGCGATGCTGAAGTTAAGCTTTACGATGAGCAGAAAAGAGCCGCTTGAATTACTTCATGAGAATAAGGAAAAATCACAGGCTACGATGACACCGAAATGGGGTGCAGTGAGCCTTATATCCGGTACGGCGTTACTGTTCGGGACAATCTTTTTAAGTACCGCCTACGCGTTAGCGATTTTATATTTTAGAGATTTTGATTACCGCATATTTGCACTAATTATACTAGTGGGTCTACTAGGAACGTTTATTTTATTCCGCGGTCTAGGTAGTTTAATTGGCGTTTATGTGAAGAAAAAAGGGAAGTCGGCAACGGGCTTGTCGATGTTTACAGCAAGACAGCTTCAGGAAAATGTGCTGCATCAATGGAGCTCACTAGCAATTTCGTCGTTGCTTATTTTAATGGCAGTAGTATGCTTTGCGTTCGGAACCTCGAATGCTTTAACGCAGGATAAAGCAGCAACGCGTACTATAGACTATACATTTAATGGTGACAAGAAAGACGTTGAAGCAGTTGTGCAATCAGAGGAAGTGGCACCATATGTTGATGAGTTTTACGGTATGGCGTTACATAGCTTTTATGAAGCGGATGAGACATCGACATTAAACTATCATTTTGCTTGGACAGGATTAATGGATGAAATCTCAAAGGCAGCACCTTCTGAGTCAAAAGATATTTTAATGAATAATTTCTCACAGGCAAGCAGCATGTATTTCATTTCATTATCGAGCTATAACGAAATGCTACAAGCAGCAGGGAAGAAGCCAATTGCGTTTGCTGATGGTGAAGTGGCGATGTACTCAAGTGATGTTTCCGGGACTTCTTATGATTTGTTAAAAGAGCTATTAAAAAATAAACCGACGATTGAAATTGCTGATCGAGATTATTCGTTAGCACCGAATTTATATGCAGATAATATTGTAGCGGACAGAGAAATAACGTTAATGTATGCACTAATCGTACCGGATACGCTGTTTGATGAATATTTTGCTGATGCTGATACGTGGCTATGGAACATGACGTTAAAAGATGATTTCATTCAGGAAAAAGGACTTATGCAGGCAATGCTTGAAGTCGATCAAGTACTTCAGACAAAGGGCGTGCCGTTTGAAAGCTACCTTGCAAGTATGGGCAGACAGTTGTTTTATACAGTAGCAGCAACGTACACAACGTTTTACTTAGGGGTGATGTTTTTACTAATCGCCAATACGGTCTTAGGCTTAAACTTTTTAATGCAACAACGAAGCACGCGTAGTCGTTACGAAACGCTAATGATGCTCGGTGCGAGTGTATTGTCGATTTGTCAGTCTGCACGTAAACAAATTTGGTTATATTTCATTTTAGCGATCTCAGTGGCATTAGTTAGCGGCGTTTTTGGGATTTGGACTTTAGTCACGGCACTACCAGCGACGGAGTTTAATGTGCGCAATATCGTCGTTATGGGACTTGTTGTGCTACTATTTATAGTAATCGAAGTGTTGTACATTCGTATGATTCAACGAAAAAGCGACGCAGAAATTCAAAAGCTAAACGATATAGACTAG
- a CDS encoding AI-2E family transporter, whose protein sequence is MEKEKGINKNKPLPEEGVKTSVFSSRFIQFLGGKNILFLLIIILMLGCTIFVYDKIAFIFEPLSVLFEVIILPGVLGVILYYLLRPPLNLLVKWKVPRPLGILILYIIVVALITLVVLLVYPFLRDQLTNLAQEFPVVFMSFADQVLSFINNSQFDEFLQTVNVDYNRVLTDFTDDLVNTVKDTMSSVASSVASGITGFVSALTGILLSLVIVPFITFYLLYEGHKMPGFILRLFPPRMRKEIGAVLHDMDKQISSYVQGQILVSFCIGIMMTIGFLIIRMPYALLIGFLAMITSVVPYLGPVIAATPAAIIAIVHSPWLLVKLIIVWTIVQLIEGKFISPQIMGKSLSIHPISIIFVLLTAGSLFGVAGVVLGLPGYALIKVIVTHVYRLFKERYNRFQPDNSNLYEDTKSK, encoded by the coding sequence TTGGAAAAAGAAAAAGGAATAAACAAAAACAAGCCTTTACCTGAAGAAGGAGTAAAAACCAGTGTTTTTTCTTCGCGCTTCATTCAATTTTTAGGTGGTAAAAATATTTTATTCCTATTAATTATTATTTTAATGCTTGGTTGTACCATTTTTGTGTACGACAAGATTGCATTTATATTTGAACCACTTAGTGTGTTATTTGAGGTCATCATTTTACCTGGGGTTCTGGGCGTCATATTATACTACTTACTACGACCACCTTTAAATTTACTTGTAAAATGGAAAGTGCCTAGACCATTAGGCATACTGATTTTGTACATTATTGTCGTTGCGCTTATTACATTAGTTGTATTACTAGTCTATCCGTTTTTACGAGACCAGTTAACAAATTTAGCACAGGAATTTCCTGTTGTTTTTATGTCCTTTGCGGATCAAGTTTTAAGTTTTATAAATAATTCACAATTTGATGAGTTTCTCCAAACGGTTAATGTCGATTACAATCGAGTTTTAACAGACTTTACCGATGATTTAGTGAATACAGTTAAAGATACAATGTCCAGTGTTGCATCAAGTGTTGCTTCGGGGATTACAGGCTTTGTTTCTGCATTAACAGGAATCCTATTATCATTAGTTATTGTACCTTTCATCACATTTTATTTATTGTATGAAGGTCATAAAATGCCGGGCTTTATTCTACGCTTATTTCCTCCACGTATGCGTAAAGAAATTGGCGCTGTTTTACACGATATGGACAAACAAATTAGTTCTTACGTACAAGGGCAAATTTTAGTATCGTTTTGTATCGGAATTATGATGACAATCGGTTTTTTAATTATACGTATGCCCTATGCGTTATTAATTGGCTTTTTAGCAATGATTACAAGTGTTGTTCCGTATTTAGGACCTGTAATTGCTGCAACACCAGCTGCTATTATTGCCATCGTACATTCACCATGGCTCCTTGTAAAACTGATTATTGTCTGGACAATCGTTCAATTAATAGAAGGGAAGTTTATTTCCCCTCAAATTATGGGTAAATCATTGAGTATTCACCCAATCTCTATTATATTTGTCTTATTAACAGCTGGTTCGTTATTTGGTGTTGCTGGAGTTGTATTAGGACTTCCAGGTTATGCTTTAATTAAAGTCATAGTAACCCATGTATATCGTTTATTCAAAGAGCGGTATAATCGTTTTCAACCAGATAATAGTAATTTATATGAAGATACCAAAAGTAAGTAA
- a CDS encoding LCP family protein, translating into MEENSRPVRFKKKKKLRKGRTLFAILFLIIAGLLIFSYMQYQNGLKLADETNMPAEDFTPDDDDEIIENILIIGVDSRGEEQSRSDTMMLLSWNQDTNKMKLVSFMRDIYADIPEYQSYKLNTAYYLGGVSLLQTTLNNMFDITVDHYALIDFKSFETLIDILAPNGIEMDVEKNMSGDIKVELTKGLQKLDGKELLGYARFRSDSEGDFGRVARQQKVIEALKDELVSPKNMKNIPKFIGAAQGYITTDISSRDQLATVLKAVTGGGMGVEKLTIPAEGTYEFKEYRHAGSVLQIDKEKNKQILHDFLQLTE; encoded by the coding sequence ATGGAAGAAAATTCACGTCCAGTACGCTTTAAAAAAAAGAAGAAGTTAAGAAAAGGACGAACACTGTTTGCCATTCTTTTTCTAATCATTGCTGGGTTACTAATTTTTAGCTATATGCAATATCAAAATGGATTAAAACTTGCTGATGAAACCAATATGCCGGCAGAGGATTTTACACCTGACGACGATGATGAAATTATTGAGAATATATTAATTATCGGTGTAGATAGCCGCGGTGAAGAACAGTCTCGTTCAGATACAATGATGCTCTTGTCTTGGAACCAAGATACAAACAAAATGAAACTCGTGTCCTTTATGCGTGACATATATGCAGATATTCCTGAGTATCAATCATATAAATTAAATACTGCCTATTACTTAGGTGGTGTATCGCTGTTACAAACAACATTAAATAATATGTTTGATATTACAGTTGATCACTATGCGCTTATTGATTTTAAAAGCTTTGAGACATTAATTGATATACTGGCACCAAATGGGATTGAAATGGATGTTGAAAAGAACATGAGTGGTGATATTAAAGTTGAATTAACAAAAGGTCTACAAAAATTAGATGGTAAAGAATTATTAGGCTATGCAAGGTTCCGTTCAGATTCAGAAGGGGACTTCGGACGTGTGGCACGTCAGCAGAAAGTAATTGAAGCATTGAAAGATGAACTTGTTTCTCCTAAAAACATGAAAAATATCCCGAAATTTATCGGGGCAGCACAAGGATACATTACAACTGATATTTCAAGTAGAGATCAACTTGCTACGGTCCTTAAAGCCGTTACAGGTGGAGGCATGGGTGTTGAAAAATTGACCATTCCTGCAGAAGGAACGTACGAATTTAAAGAATACAGACACGCGGGCTCGGTACTTCAAATCGATAAAGAAAAAAATAAACAAATTTTACATGATTTTTTACAATTAACAGAGTAA
- a CDS encoding response regulator transcription factor produces the protein MSISTFDTPVEAVIQADPSLVLLDLNLPNMSGFQICRTLKAKGVGPILVLTARNQLRDELHALELGADDFLNKPCHPKRLIARIEKLQQLYATMPALLKWAELTLDERANILYAAQQSVALSENEAIMMKLFINNAPAIVTKEQLFTALWGSSEFVDENILQVNMTRLRKTLEKVGMSQSIKTVRGVGYQLVGGETS, from the coding sequence GTGAGTATCTCTACTTTTGATACACCGGTAGAGGCGGTAATACAAGCCGATCCGTCACTCGTACTACTCGATTTAAACTTACCGAATATGTCCGGCTTTCAAATTTGCCGAACGTTAAAGGCGAAGGGTGTTGGGCCAATATTAGTGTTAACAGCACGCAACCAGTTACGGGACGAGTTGCATGCATTAGAGCTTGGGGCGGATGATTTTTTAAATAAACCGTGTCACCCGAAACGACTAATCGCCCGAATCGAAAAGTTACAGCAACTGTACGCTACAATGCCTGCACTATTGAAATGGGCGGAACTTACATTAGATGAAAGAGCCAATATTTTATATGCTGCTCAGCAGTCTGTTGCACTCTCAGAAAATGAAGCGATTATGATGAAACTATTTATAAACAATGCACCAGCAATTGTAACAAAGGAGCAACTTTTTACGGCGCTATGGGGAAGCAGTGAATTTGTAGACGAGAACATTTTACAGGTGAATATGACGAGACTCCGAAAAACGTTAGAAAAAGTGGGCATGTCGCAGTCAATTAAAACGGTCAGAGGTGTTGGCTATCAATTAGTAGGGGGCGAAACTTCATGA
- a CDS encoding sporulation protein, translating to MMSKWLTIVEKNGVKVETVIEKTELVEGDSLNGTVYITSENEEEKIDCISLKVLSNEPTGELHLIAKHSFQLVGSIHSKEAEMVPFELIPDDRWNNDTDDNQLIFKTSVLFLDGTEIEEVGIISYYME from the coding sequence ATGATGAGTAAATGGTTAACAATAGTCGAAAAAAATGGGGTTAAAGTTGAAACTGTCATTGAAAAGACAGAGTTAGTTGAAGGGGATTCACTAAATGGTACTGTGTATATTACGTCAGAAAATGAAGAAGAAAAAATAGATTGTATCTCATTGAAGGTACTAAGTAATGAACCAACAGGTGAATTGCACTTGATTGCCAAACATTCATTCCAACTTGTAGGAAGTATTCATTCGAAAGAAGCCGAAATGGTACCGTTTGAATTGATACCTGATGACCGCTGGAATAATGATACAGATGACAATCAGCTGATTTTTAAAACATCCGTATTGTTTTTAGACGGAACTGAAATTGAAGAGGTTGGAATTATTTCATATTATATGGAGTAA